The sequence ATTCTCATCATGTGAATCAGAGTAGAGAGGATCTGCTTTTGGATTTGAATGAGTAAGTGATGATATACAAAAAGTAGTCTATGTATGGAGGTGTGATGGCTTGTTTCTGCTTTGCTCCAGGTACTCGGGCATGAGAGAAGTGATGACCGTTTCAAGCACTAAGCCCTGCGCCTAGACTGTTTGGATGTCCTCTTTTGTATCAAACAAGATCAGGTGAGCATCTAAACTTGACCCCGGCCCTACACAACATGCTGTGAACACATGACTGTAAGTGTATAGTATGTATGTGATTGTAATATTGGAttgtaatgtatttttttcccccagtagCCTATGCGACTCCATAAAGCCATCTCATCTGCTCCACCTGCCATCAGCTGTTCAGAGGAAATTGCTAAGGTAAAGCTGACTCAGCCTAAAGGCTTTGTCCATTGTTGCAGAAGTGATGGCTGGTGAAGAGGCTTGAAAttatatttttgtaaaaaaaaatgcctcCCCAGCCTTTTGAATTCTATTCATTTagatagagatgcaccgatgctgccttttgttgtctttgtatttGTACCCTGTACAGTGACAAATATTAAGCTAATCTAATCTAAGTAATGTTAATATTTTATAATATTAATATGATAACAAGATATGTATTGGTTTGTTATGGCCAATACCAATACAATTGGAAAAATAATTCCCGCtaagcattcaataatgaatatTACATTGTAATATTAGCCCATAATTAATGTGCAGTAAGCAGAATTTAGGCATGGCTGTATGTACAATTTTTACAGATCAAATTGACATAAGCCTAACAGCTGTTTTGGGCtaaggctatatgtttattgtTAAGCCTATTGAATAGCTTCCTGATAGAGAAGACAAGTCATTTTGTGATATGAAGCATCATGTTATGACATTTGCAACTAAGTACCTGTAAGTGACCTCACGCTTTTTCTGTCACTCGTTGTCTGTAGCTGATCGAAATTACAGAAGCCTAAAGCTTTGATCTAAGGCTATATGTTTAACCTATTGAGTAACTTAATGATACAGAAGAAGCTAACTAGCGCAGAGATCTAAGATACAGTAGACGCTAACTAGCATAGTTATCTTTGACCTTAACTGTGTTGTGAACTGTatggccttctctctctccctctcaggagCTTGTGAAATCTCGAGTGGAACATGTCCGGCCCTGTGCCCAGCCGCTCTCGAGTTTACCCTGATGTAAATACACAGAGGCCCCGCGAGTACTGGGATTACGAGTCCCATGTGGTGGAATGGGGGTACGCAGCATCACTGCACCATTCATCTGCTTCTTAATTCAGCTCAGACATCATGCCATGTTCTACATACTGCTgtttcatgagaattcatgtttTTACTCTACAGGAATCAAGATGACTATCAGCTGGTCCGGAAGCTTGGCCGTGGGAAATACAGTGAAGTGTTTGAGGCTATAAACATTACAAACAATGAGAAGGTCGTAGTCAAAATTCTCAAGGTAGGCCTCTACTCAACGCATTTACTGTTGATGGGACTATTGTACTGAATGCAGCTTGTTTCTCTGTGTCTATACATATTCCAGTTTATCATTGCTATTGTCCTTATGTCATATGGTTCAGCGctatatttgtctgtttgttgttctcctgcagccagtaaaaaagaagaaaatcaaGCGCGAGATTAAGATTCTTGAGAACCTGCGAGGAGGACCCAACATCATCACACTTTTAGACATCGTCAAGGACCCTGTGGTGGGTGTCTGTATGATTCATGTAGTCCTCAATCTGTAGTGATTAAGAATATCTAGGCTTTAAATACACACAACTACATTAACAATTACACCAGTAGCTGTATTTCCACTCTGATAGCTTACATTTCTTCAAGGTACAATCTCATTCAACTTTCCTCTAGCAGAAATCTGGCCTTAAGCAAAAATGGTCCTCACATATTGTGCCTCAATGTATACGAAGTCCGCTCATGTGTCTCACGTCTTCTGAACCTGCCTTATTCTCCATTCTCTGGGTCTGGCTTTTTTCTTTCCTACTTTCCGCACCCTCCCTCAGTCCTTACTTTGGGACTGCACCTTGTAGACTTAAGTGACTTATGTAGAACTTGAGAGTTAAATTTGTGTAGAATGCTCAGTAGACTCACTTGAGTATTGAGTTCTGTGTAtgggggcggtggtagtgtagtagtaaaggagctgggctagcatgcagtggccagaaaagttgtgggttcaattcccggcttccaccgttgtgcccttgagcaaggcacttaaccccgatTTGCTCTTGGGACAATGTAATATATTTGACCATGTAAGCTGCTTTGGAAAAAGCGTCTgttaaatgaacaaatgtaaatGCATGCATGTTCATGTATGATATGCAGTTTAGTATTTTAATAGGAATCATTTAACCTGgttccccccttttttccccAAACCCTATAGTCCCGAACTCCAGCCCTGGTTTTTGAGCATGTGAACAACACAGACTTTAAGGTAAGAGACATTGTAGTCTGGATGATTGCAGTATGTGTGCAACTAATGTGCTGGCTAAGGATGTGTAGAAGCAGCTTGGCTCTCACTTTGATCCCATTCTTTACAACTTAGACTTGGGGGAAGAATCTGTCGCTGAAGCATAGAAGTTTTCTTTTTCTATACAGAAAACTGCCATTTAAATTCATGAGTAACCGCTACTTAGTACATGAAAAATGATGGTTCGAGATGCGTTGTGAGACACTTTGATCAGTTTTTATCAGTTGTTTATAATGTATGATGAGGATACTTTTTACATTCTTGTGACCCTGCTaggcgaaaccagtcgctttggtacatttacaaaattaagttattgtgctctcATCAacagccataaactaagctttccaacgatatgtatatcgattcgagggtattacaaaaactatcgctaagataaccgcatccaaagttgacatggttctcccatcaccatatgccagaagaggagaatatCACCTTTTTAAATGGCATGGACTACGgaaatgactgctaatgtgttgaatcttcaccgggttttACAATCAGAACATGTTTTTCCGATGAAATGTGTTCACattatgaaactgtagactgtatactgtcgaattatgcaaaAGCATTAAAtttaacattttaacccggaagtttgtttatcgtggattttctcaaaatagcattgtgtgcaaagcgactgatttcgccaTTTAATGGTTAAAGTTAAAAGGTGCCTGAACAGCAACAATGGCATGGCAATATAATGGCATAATATTTCACATTTAAAGTGAAAGTATTTAATTGATAACTTCAAAACTATCATGTAAACAAAGATAAAACCCATGTTAGTAAGATTCGGAAGTTATCATATAAATCGTTATGCACAACATTTGAAATTGAGTCAAGAAAGCATTATTTGTTTTTAGCAATGTAAGAATGTTCATGTTTTTCACAGAGCCTCTGCTCTACATGCAGACTCTTCGCAACATGTTACCTTAGTTGTGCCTTAGTCAGTTAAATGTTattgatttcttttttctttctcttgcagCAATTGTATCAAACGTTATCAGACTACGACATTCGTTTCTACATGTATGAAATCTTAAAGGTAAGTCATGCTTTAATTGACTTCAAAACACTTCTATACTAGAGCTGAATTTTGATTTTCAGTTATGATTGATTTTGTGTCTTGTAGTTAATTTTGTTTTACATCATGAGAAAATGAGTACATTTCTGGTTTCAGTATTGTGGTGATATGTGAGTTGTTATTGATGTGATGTCTGAATGTACAGGCCCTGGACTACTGTCACAGTATGGGAATCATGCACAGAGATGTGAAGCCACACAATGTCATGATCGATCATGAGCACAGAAAGGTGAGAAGATATTTAGTATTCATAGGTTTCCATATTGCATGGATATAATACATTCTGACCATCCTGTCATTACCTTTTTATTTACTGTGGTAATTATTTTGCTCTTCAGCTTCGTCTGATTGACTGGGGCTTGGCAGAATTCTACCACCCAAACCAAGAGTACAACGTGCGGGTGGCATCTAGGTACTTCAAAGGCCCTGAGCTTCTGGTGGACTACCAGGTGAGTAACAGTTGGGGTGCTTGTGATTTGACGACTTAATATTGTTGTGCAGTGATTCTTCTGAGCTTATGTATGAAACAGGACCATTCATTTTGTAATGTCATGTTTCAATGTGCGTTTGTGAtgatgttttcttttcattcgTGTTCAGATGTACGACTACAGTTTGGACATGTGGAGTCTGGGGTGTATGCTGGCCAGTATGATTTTCCGCAAGGAGCCCTTTTTCCATGGGCATGACAATTATGATCAGGTATGACTTGGCAGTGTTCTCTGATGTGCTAGAGATGTTTTTTGCTGTGAAAATGATTTCTTGAGCCTGTGTTGGTCTCTTTTATGATGCATCGTCATTCTATTCTCAGCTGGTCCGCATTGCAAAAGTGCTGGGCACTGAGGACCTGTATGACTACATTGACAAATACAACATCGAGTTAGACCCACGGTTCAATGACATTCTGGGCAGGTGAGAGTTGCTCATGTTTGATATGGCTTatggaatgtttttgttttacttgCTCGTTATGTTGAGTAAAGATGCTAGCAGCTGGTTTCTCCAATATTTATGTGTCTCAAGATAACATTCCTTCAGCTCTCTTGACTACAAAGTAAATACTGTTAGTTTACCCTGCAGCTCTTGAGCTTTGCGCTGATATTTTGATGGCTTGTTGGTGGCAGGCATTCGCGCAAGAGATGGGAGCGCTTTGTGCACAGTGAGAACCAGCATCTGGTGAGCACTGAGGCCCTGGACTTCCTCGACAAGCTGCTACGCTACGACCACCAGGCGCGCCTCACAGCCAGAGAGGCCATGGATCACCCTTACTTCTGTAGGCCTCTCCCTCTCGCACAGACTACATGACACATTCTCACATTCTATCAATTATATTGTATAAATAGATAACATAAGCTAAGATAGGATGACTTGTGTAGGCATAATGTTTATATTTGGACTAGACTGGCTGTATAAGACAAGGGGTTGTTCAAGGATGACCACAGCTGTTGCTGAccactgtttgtttgcttgaCTGTTTGTTTGCAGACCCCATAGTGAAAGACCAGGGCCGGGGTGCAGCCACCACCAACATGGCTGCCAGCTCCACTCCAGTCAGCTCCTCCAGTATGATGGCCGGTAAGTGGGGTGACCTATCAGAGCTCTCTGATGTTACTGCCGAAGGCCTTCATTAAGGATGAGCCCATCATGTCTGTCAGAGCAACACAGTGATGTATGGATTTGTTTCTGTGCTAAGCTggaccttctcttctctcaggcATCACCTCCATGACCTCCACCACACAACCGATGGCCAACATGGCCGGCTCCCCCGTGATCTCCGCCCCCAACACGCTGGCCACGCAGGTCCCTGCTGCCACCGGAGCGCAGCCCTGAGGGGACCCTCCCAACAGACAGACCCCCTCCCACCCATCCTCCCACCTCgccatctctgtctcttcacCTCTGAACCCTCCCCTCCCTAGGCAC comes from Sardina pilchardus chromosome 6, fSarPil1.1, whole genome shotgun sequence and encodes:
- the csnk2a1 gene encoding casein kinase II subunit alpha; amino-acid sequence: MSGPVPSRSRVYPDVNTQRPREYWDYESHVVEWGNQDDYQLVRKLGRGKYSEVFEAINITNNEKVVVKILKPVKKKKIKREIKILENLRGGPNIITLLDIVKDPVSRTPALVFEHVNNTDFKQLYQTLSDYDIRFYMYEILKALDYCHSMGIMHRDVKPHNVMIDHEHRKLRLIDWGLAEFYHPNQEYNVRVASRYFKGPELLVDYQMYDYSLDMWSLGCMLASMIFRKEPFFHGHDNYDQLVRIAKVLGTEDLYDYIDKYNIELDPRFNDILGRHSRKRWERFVHSENQHLVSTEALDFLDKLLRYDHQARLTAREAMDHPYFYPIVKDQGRGAATTNMAASSTPVSSSSMMAGITSMTSTTQPMANMAGSPVISAPNTLATQVPAATGAQP